Proteins found in one Pyrus communis chromosome 15, drPyrComm1.1, whole genome shotgun sequence genomic segment:
- the LOC137718815 gene encoding mitogen-activated protein kinase kinase kinase 18-like — MAANPDQCTSPLPGEWMKGKMVGSGSYGSVHLAMSKATGALFVVKSAQSRDGAEALENEVKILESLNSPHVVKCMGRENGDGKCTNVFMEYMAGGSLSDVSKIFGGALEEEVVRLYTREILHGLEYLHESGIVHCDLKCNNVLLGSSGNVKLADFGFAKRLKGSKADGVSVQHSLQCIGGTPLWMAPEVLRNERLEFASDIWSLGCTVIEMVTGRPPWGNEIWNPVAAVLKIACGNEKPQFPQKLSDEGLDFLARCLERDPKRRWSAKELLNHPFVSGNSMQFSRNGVAYSPASTLDIGLYEEGSDCSDQGIESCDRDEFPSSPSRNPFSRRQQISENHLESSGNWITVR, encoded by the coding sequence ATGGCTGCGAATCCCGATCAGTGCACATCTCCTCTGCCGGGTGAGTGGATGAAGGGAAAAATGGTCGGTTCTGGTTCTTATGGGAGTGTTCATCTGGCCATGAGCAAAGCCACAGGAGCGCTTTTCGTTGTGAAATCTGCTCAGTCTAGGGATGGAGCTGAGGCTCTTGAGAACGAGGTTAAGATTCTCGAGAGTTTGAATTCCCCACATGTTGTTAAATGTATGGGGAGGGAAAATGGTGACGGGAAATGCACTAATGTGTTCATGGAGTACATGGCAGGGGGTAGTTTGTCAGATGTGTCGAAGATATTTGGCGGGGCGTTGGAGGAAGAAGTGGTTCGGTTGTACACAAGGGAGATTCTTCACGGCCTCGAGTATCTTCATGAAAGTGGGATTGTGCATTGTGACCTCAAGTGCAACAATGTGCTCTTGGGATCCTCCGGGAATGTCAAGTTGGCGGATTTTGGCTTCGCAAAGAGGCTAAAGGGCTCAAAGGCTGACGGGGTTTCAGTGCAGCACTCTTTGCAATGTATTGGCGGGACTCCATTGTGGATGGCTCCTGAAGTTTTGAGAAACGAAAGGCTAGAATTTGCTTCGGATATCTGGTCATTGGGATGCACGGTGATTGAAATGGTTACCGGGAGGCCTCCTTGGGGCAATGAGATTTGGAATCCGGTTGCTGCTGTTTTGAAGATTGCTTGTGGCAATGAGAAGCCTCAGTTCCCGCAAAAGCTTTCGGACGAAGGGTTGGATTTCTTAGCAAGGTGCTTGGAGAGAGACCCCAAAAGGAGGTGGTCTGCTAAGGAGTTGCTCAACCATCCATTTGTGTCTGGAAACTCAATGCAATTTTCAAGAAATGGTGTGGCGTACTCACCAGCGAGCACATTAGACATTGGACTTTACGAAGAGGGTTCTGATTGTTCAGATCAGGGAATCGAGAGCTGCGATCGCGATGAGTTCCCCAGCAGCCCAAGTAGAAACCCTTTTTCAAGAAGGCAGCAGATATCTGAGAATCACT